One genomic window of Blastocatellia bacterium includes the following:
- a CDS encoding MFS transporter: MTTATHHQPVSQTRFMAILGLLIILVMLPVVMVIPVLKQVVQDRYHVGELLTSLFMSVNMVGALIAAPVAGSWSDRLGRRRPLIAGGLLIDAVLFALMVWAPNYATLMALRFLEGAAHIFAISLLLAVAADYAKVTGSGLIMGVAGGSLSLGIALGAPLGGLLGRQDPLLPLWAGAFVSLVAACAVIVLLREQPIAHRAESLRAALRLVKNNRALLTPFTYVFVERLAQGFFVSCFPLYLRNIHHQDPAQIGALMTMLLLPFALACYPFGWVAERTTRTLLLGGGSALYAVGVALVGLVPLGALPWLMVILGLLAAAMFIPTLMLVADIAGESVKATAMGGFNSFGSIGFLLGPFLGGAITEWVGQAYAPLVGYRAAFMTAGICVLLCVLVTLPMLIRVDRGELKPALSPSAEP, encoded by the coding sequence ATGACCACAGCGACACATCATCAGCCGGTCAGTCAGACCCGTTTCATGGCCATCTTAGGGCTACTGATCATCTTGGTCATGCTGCCGGTGGTGATGGTCATACCGGTGCTGAAGCAGGTGGTGCAGGATCGCTATCATGTTGGCGAGCTGCTGACATCGCTGTTTATGTCCGTCAATATGGTAGGGGCGTTGATTGCCGCGCCGGTTGCTGGCTCCTGGTCTGATCGGTTAGGCCGACGAAGGCCGCTCATTGCCGGTGGGTTGTTGATTGACGCGGTGCTGTTCGCGTTGATGGTATGGGCGCCGAATTATGCCACATTGATGGCGCTGCGTTTTTTGGAAGGCGCAGCCCATATTTTTGCCATCTCGCTGTTGTTGGCGGTAGCAGCCGATTATGCCAAGGTGACGGGCAGCGGCCTGATCATGGGTGTAGCCGGCGGCAGCTTGAGTTTAGGCATTGCCTTAGGCGCTCCGTTGGGCGGCCTCTTAGGCCGGCAAGACCCGTTGTTGCCCCTGTGGGCTGGCGCGTTTGTCTCGTTGGTGGCGGCCTGCGCTGTGATCGTGTTGCTGCGTGAACAGCCCATCGCCCATCGCGCTGAATCGCTGCGCGCTGCGTTGAGACTGGTTAAAAATAACCGGGCGCTGCTGACGCCATTCACTTATGTGTTCGTTGAGCGGCTGGCTCAAGGCTTCTTTGTGAGTTGTTTTCCGCTTTACTTGCGCAACATTCATCATCAGGACCCGGCGCAAATCGGCGCGCTGATGACAATGTTGTTGTTGCCGTTTGCGCTGGCTTGTTACCCGTTTGGCTGGGTGGCCGAGCGGACTACGCGCACGCTGTTGTTGGGCGGCGGCTCGGCGTTGTATGCCGTGGGCGTTGCGTTGGTCGGACTGGTTCCCCTCGGTGCTTTGCCCTGGTTGATGGTGATCTTGGGATTGCTCGCCGCGGCCATGTTTATTCCCACGCTGATGCTAGTTGCCGACATCGCAGGCGAATCGGTCAAAGCGACGGCCATGGGCGGGTTCAATTCATTCGGCTCGATTGGATTTCTGCTCGGACCATTTCTTGGCGGAGCGATCACAGAGTGGGTTGGCCAAGCATACGCCCCGCTGGTCGGCTATCGCGCAGCGTTTATGACGGCGGGCATTTGTGTCCTGCTCTGCGTGCTCGTCACGTTGCCCATGCTCATCCGCGTGGATCGCGGTGAATTGAAACCTGCTTTATCACCTAGCGCAGAACCATGA
- a CDS encoding amidohydrolase family protein — translation MSRYDLVIKNGTLVVPYTGVFAADIGVKDGRVATISSSIAASEGEQALDASGKFVFPGAVDSHFHIGIYRPLSEDARSESASALVGGVTTLLSYFRTGHHYLNKSGPYREIFPEVLELSDGHFCTDYGYHIAVMTAEQLDEVPMLVEQFGVGSFKFYMFYKGLTLQADSTQGRDYTMAENYDLGHLYRLMEQVSAMAHKHRRQGRISLSLHCENPELIRVFIEEVKAKRLEGLEAYSQARPPLTERLSIHEAVILADAANCPINLLHLSGQMALQAGIDVRRQYPHLGIQLEVTLHHLMLSCDRVGGLIGKVNPPIRTQQDAAFLWQGIDSGEVDTVVSDHACCFEEEKGPDLWTALPGFGGSSLLYPVLISEGYHKRNLSLTRIAELASANPARSFALYPRKGTIRVGGDADFAIIDPHKVHTVTPELLQSAEDFTPFAGIRLTGWPTQTILRGQLLYTDGQIVARPGVGQFIKRPVELHRE, via the coding sequence ATGAGTCGCTATGATTTGGTGATAAAAAACGGAACACTCGTCGTCCCCTATACAGGCGTCTTCGCTGCCGATATTGGCGTCAAAGATGGTCGCGTCGCTACCATCAGCTCTTCGATTGCGGCCAGCGAAGGCGAGCAGGCGCTGGATGCTTCAGGCAAATTCGTATTTCCCGGCGCCGTTGATTCACACTTTCATATTGGCATCTATCGCCCGCTCTCGGAAGATGCCCGGAGCGAATCAGCTTCGGCGCTCGTTGGTGGTGTCACCACGCTGTTGAGTTACTTCCGAACAGGCCATCACTACTTGAACAAATCGGGGCCGTACCGCGAGATTTTTCCAGAGGTGCTGGAGCTGTCCGACGGCCATTTTTGTACCGACTACGGCTATCACATCGCGGTTATGACCGCCGAGCAACTGGACGAAGTGCCGATGCTGGTTGAACAGTTCGGCGTCGGCTCGTTCAAGTTTTACATGTTCTACAAAGGCCTGACGCTGCAAGCTGACTCCACGCAGGGCCGTGACTATACGATGGCTGAGAACTATGACCTCGGCCATCTGTATCGGCTGATGGAACAGGTTTCTGCGATGGCGCATAAGCATCGCCGGCAGGGGCGTATTTCCTTGAGCCTGCACTGTGAGAACCCTGAGCTGATTCGGGTCTTCATTGAAGAAGTCAAAGCCAAGCGCCTTGAAGGGCTGGAGGCCTACAGCCAAGCGCGTCCGCCACTAACCGAGCGATTGTCCATTCACGAAGCAGTGATTTTGGCTGATGCTGCCAATTGTCCGATCAATTTGTTGCACTTGAGCGGTCAGATGGCGTTGCAAGCAGGGATTGATGTGCGGCGTCAGTATCCTCATCTGGGCATTCAACTGGAGGTCACGTTGCACCATCTGATGCTCAGTTGTGACAGAGTCGGCGGCCTTATTGGTAAAGTCAATCCGCCAATTCGCACGCAACAAGACGCTGCATTCCTGTGGCAGGGAATTGACAGTGGCGAAGTGGACACAGTGGTCAGCGATCACGCCTGTTGCTTTGAGGAAGAGAAAGGCCCGGACTTGTGGACGGCATTGCCGGGCTTTGGCGGTTCCTCGCTGCTCTATCCCGTGTTAATTTCGGAAGGCTACCACAAACGCAACCTATCGTTGACGCGCATTGCTGAGCTTGCTTCAGCCAATCCCGCGAGAAGCTTCGCGCTCTATCCGCGCAAGGGAACAATCCGCGTAGGCGGCGATGCGGATTTTGCGATCATTGATCCTCACAAAGTGCATACGGTGACGCCTGAGCTGTTGCAATCGGCTGAAGATTTCACGCCGTTTGCCGGCATTCGACTCACCGGCTGGCCGACGCAGACGATCCTGCGTGGCCAGTTGCTCTACACGGATGGTCAGATTGTGGCTCGGCCTGGCGTGGGACAATTCATCAAGCGCCCGGTCGAGCTGCACCGTGAGTGA